In a single window of the Pocillopora verrucosa isolate sample1 chromosome 4, ASM3666991v2, whole genome shotgun sequence genome:
- the LOC131778809 gene encoding uncharacterized protein isoform X2 — protein MRALLVLFAFLVLTDQVSSGRRKPKLHGRFSQARLRVTDLSKEKKASIPGLPSGIPGVSVPSSSGNDSVIPVITGNNSVVHAATVGAYAGAQAGASSGAQEGAKTGAKAGAEAGAKAGEEAGSKAGEEAGKRIAHEIALETVQKILMAQVQSGGVFNIFGQHPTQKPTTAAGGGGAGGGGGGGGGGGGGGASAGTGATAGTAGTAGTAGTAGTAGTAGTTGGGAGAGAGGGGGGGGGGGGGAAGAGAGAAGAGGGEEGEGLGGVTTGLPIINGVMGSAGAGGGAAAGAAAGAGAGAAAGAGAGAGAGAGAGAGAGAGAGAGAGAGAAGGAVAGGAAGAAAAGIAGAGAQAGGGAGAVAAISAAEMAVATAKAAAAVSSSGAATAFYHGAMYMIYSINHPAIQNYRSNAQFYVRGETLLLGPKGQYFIAHVPGFSRDRNTISLESYCKRGYFLRQKKYGFMLRATHASLNFAKDATFYIGRREHLKDTFSFGLIHQGWYLTASDKVRSDSWKTIAAYDNKTNEFALESSYVVVPFSMDDPKINCETIGPQEPEEPEVPPSIPGQPPSIPGEPPPPAPSPPAPSYPGQPQYPPGPAGSKCIALRFINSVGHPFKLISAMKPEGWLVTGEEFRIRLTFKDPNLHKFVTFRGEDPYGQYILHLDGDKTISVMPRTDCSDYIDVQVTGIPVPAPSIPPQITPVPTPPPPPPASPPPPPPPAPMPPPPSPPPPPPPPVLAPPSPPQPPPAPPPITPPAAPAPPPPPPPPPPPPVAPPAAPPAAPPAAPPAAPPTAPPAAPPPAPPAPPAPPAPPAAVPPPAPPTPSPTTGGKDVHYHFHYHPDVLGCAPTHGGNSEGACCMFPFSYNGEQYNSCTDMDSNKLWCATTRDYDADQKWGHCQSCHHTYGGNGNGACCQFPFVYNDMIYHHCIRGDQAKPWCGTTYNFDRDGKWGYCKVKVAKPRPTESINFHVNVPCPGNCQSKCDESCPAHCCSSTSSCPSYCAHSCKPACPDECCLFPLPVIQNPAPAPAPAPAPAPAPAPVPAPPPPPPPPPPPPVPPAPPLQLQAPSPPSIFISAPYPPPPQPYVLPAPSQTYPVALGPPATCPSLCNTVCMGSCPVACCTRFAPLPATRVYVPPLPPHPQPYYVQPPPPPYFQPQQQPWPTACPTMCRSKCVSTCPIHCCQRSVLDNLRRLANSREQHKNVAKSLTPSTPGSTPQDRLHQSADQRESTSAPQPPPISLSPLLSSSIKCPDICSRHCTRVCSRECCAEKAKDLTSTSADDKGHVRRSKILHKRKPTKRLVANKRKL, from the exons ATGAGAGCTCTTCTAGTTTTGTTTGCGTTTCTTGTTTTGACGGACCAAGTGAGCAGTGGTAGAAGAAAACCCAAGCTACACGGTCGTTTCAGCCAAGCAAGACTGCGTGTCACCG AtctaagtaaagaaaaaaaggctagTATACCAGGGTTACCATCAGGAATACCAGGTGTTTCTGTTCCTTCCTCCAGTGGAAATGACTCGGTGATAC CTGTGATAACTGGAAACAACTCGGTTGTTCACGCTGCAACTGTCGGAGCCTATGCAGGAGCACAGGCGGGAGCTAGTAGTGGTGCTCAAGAAGGAGCCAAGACTGGAGCTAAGGCTGGAGCCGAAGCAGGAGCCAAGGCTGGCGAGGAGGCAGGGTCGAAAGCTGGGGAAGAGGCTGGAAAACGAATAGCCCACGAGATAGCACTGGAAACCGTTCAAAAAATATTAATGGCGCAGGTGCAGAGTGGTGGCGTTTTCAACATCTTCGGACAGCACCCCACTCAGAAGCCGACTACAGCAGCAGGTGGAGGAGGAGCTGGTGGAGGAGGGGGAGGCGGTGGAGGTGGTGGAGGCGGAGGCGCTTCTGCAGGAACAGGTGCCACTGCAGGAACTGCTGGGACGGCTGGAACTGCTGGGACAGCAGGGACTGCTGGAACAGCAGGCACCACTGGTGGGGGAGCTGGAGCAGGCgcaggaggaggaggaggaggaggaggaggaggcggCGGCGGAGCTGCAGGGGCTGGAGCAGGAGCGGCAGGGGCTGGTGGTGGTGAAGAAGGCGAAGGGTTAGGTGGAGTTACCACCGGTCTGCCCATAATTAATGGCGTTATGGGTTCAGCTGGGGCCGGAGGAGGGGCAGCAGCTGGAGCAGCAGCAGGAGCAGGGGCAGGAGCAGCAGCAGGAGCAGGGGCAGGGGCAGGGGCAGGGGCAGGGGCAGGGGCAGGGGCAGGGGCAGGAGCTGGTGCTGGTGCTGGTGCTGGTGCGGCAGGGGGTGCTGTAGCTGGTGGTGCAGCTGGTGCAGCTGCAGCTGGCATAGCAGGAGCAGGAGCTCAAGCTGGTGGAGGTGCAGGTGCTGTAGCTGCAATATCAGCGGCAGAGATGGCTGTTGCTACGGCTAAGGCAGCCGCTGCAGTAAGCAGTAGTGGAGCAGCAACTGCAT TCTATCATGGCGCCATGTATATGATTTATTCTATAAATCATCCCGCCATACAGAACTACAGAAGTAACGCCCAGTTTTATGTCCGCGGTGAAACTCTCTTACTTGGACCAAAGGGCCAATACTTTATCGCTCACGTTCCAGGATTTAGTCGCGATCGAAACACAATCTCACTGGAGTCATACTGCAAGAGAGGTTACTTCTTAAGGCAGAAGAAGTATGGTTTTATGCTAAGAGCCACACATGCAAGCTTAAATTTTG CCAAAGACGCAACGTTTTACATTGGTCGACGGGAGCATTTAAAAGatacattttcctttggtttgaTTCATCAAGGGTGGTATCTCACAGCGTCAGACAAAGTTAGATCTGATTCGTGGAAAACAATAGCTGCCTATGACAACAAAACTAACGAGTTTGCACTCGAAAGTTCCTACGTCGTGGTTCCTTTTTCGATGGACGACCCAAAAATAAACTGCGAAACTATAGGCCCACAAGAACCAGAAGAACCTGAGGTGCCGCCAAGTATACCAGGACAGCCTCCGAGTATCCCTGGCGAGCCGCCACCTCCGGCACCCTCCCCGCCTGCACCCTCCTATCCTGGACAACCTCAATACCCACCAGGACCAGCCGGAA GTAAATGTATAGCGCTGCGGTTTATTAACAGTGTTGGTCATCCATTCAAGTTAATTTCAGCAATGAAGCCGGAAGGTTGGCTTGTCACGGGAGAAGAGTTTAGAATCAGACTAACATTCAAAGACCCTAATCTCCACAAATTTGTCACTTTTAGAGGAGAAGACCCCTACGGCCAATACATACTTCACTTAGATGGTGACAAAACCATTTCAGTTATGCCCAGAACAGACTGCTCAGATTACATAGACGTACAGGTGACTGGTATTCCTG TACCAGCGCCATCAATTCCTCCCCAGATAACACCAGTGCCAACCCCTCCGCCACCTCCCCCAGCTTCCCCACCGCCCCCTCCTCCACCTGCACCTATGCCACCACCACCTTCTCCACCCCCACCTCCACCACCACCAGTGTTGGCTCCACCATCTCCGCCACAGCCTCCTCCCGCACCTCCACCAATTACCCCTCCGGCAGCACCTGCtccgccgccgccgccgccaccaccaccaccaccaccagtAGCACCGCCAGCAGCACCGCCAGCAGCACCGCCAGCAGCACCGCCAGCAGCACCGCCAACAGCCCCGCCAGCAGCACCGCCGCCAGCACCGCCAGCACCTCCAGCACCGCCAGCGCCTCCGGCAGCAGTGCCCCCACCAGCACCTCCAACGCCATCTCCAACTACAG GTGGAAAAGATGTGCACTATCATTTCCATTATCATCCTGATG TACTAGGATGTGCCCCGACACATGGTGGAAATTCTGAGGGAGCATGTTGCATGTTCCCATTCTCGTATAATGGAGAGCAGTATAACAGTTGTACAGATATGGACAGCAACAAGTTGTGGTGTGCTACTACGCGAGATTACGATGCCGACCAAAAATGGGGTCACTGCCAAA GTTGCCATCACACATACGGCGGGAACGGAAATGGAGCTTGTTGCCAGTTCCCTTTTGTTTATAACGATATGATCTATCATCACTGCATTCGAGGAGACCAAGCTAAACCATGGTGCGGCACAACGTACAATTTCGACAGAGACGGCAAATGGGGTTACTGTAAAGTAAAAG TTGCCAAGCCAAGGCCAACGGAAAGTATCAACTTTCACGTCAATGTACCGTGTCCGGGTAATTGTCAATCAAAGTGTGACGAATCTTGTCCAGCCCATTGTTGTTCCTCCACGAGCTCCTGCCCATCGTACTGCGCGCATTCCTGCAAACCAGCCTGCCCAGATGAGTGCTGCCTCTTTCCTCTACCGGTAATTCAAAATCCTGCacctgctcctgctcctgcaCCTGCGCCTGCGCCTGCGCCTGCACCTGTACCTgcccctcctcctcctccccctcctccacccccaccccctgTACCTCCAGCGCCACCGCTGCAACTGCAAGCCCCTTCACCTccttcaattttcatttctgctCCTTATCCTCCACCACCACAACCTTATGTACTACCAGCACCATCCCAGACATACCCAGTGGCTTTAGGACCGCCGGCTACCTGTCCATCACTTTGCAACACTGTATGTATGGGCTCCTGTCCTGTGGCATGCTGCACAAGATTCGCCCCTCTACCAGCCACACGAGTCTATGTTCCACCACTTCCACCCCACCCACAGCCATACTACGTTCAGCCGCCACCTCCACCTTATTTTCAGCCTCAGCAACAACCATGGCCAACTGCATGCCCAACAATGTGCAGGTCAAAATGCGTCAGCACCTGCCCCATACATTGCTGTCAAAGATCAGTGCTAGACAACCTTAGACGCTTAGCAAATTCTCGTGAGCAACACAAAAATGTTGCAAAGTCGCTAACACCTTCCACACCAGGGTCAACTCCACAAGATCGTCTTCATCAATCAGCGGACCAAAGAGAATCAACCAGTGCCCCCCAGCCTCCTCCTATCTCTCTATCGCCTTTGTTATCTTCCTCAATCAAGTGTCCGGACATTTGTTCACGGCATTGCACCAGGGTATGTTCACGTGAATGCTGCGCGGAAAAAGCCAAAGATTTAACCTCAACCAGTGCGGATGATAAAGGCCACGTAAGACGCAGTAAAATTCTTCATAAGAGAAAACCAACGAAGAGACTTGTGGCTAACAAACGTAAATTGTAA
- the LOC131778809 gene encoding uncharacterized protein isoform X3 has translation MRALLVLFAFLVLTDQVSSGRRKPKLHGRFSQARLRVTDLSKEKKASIPGLPSGIPGVSVPSSSGNDSVIPVITGNNSVVHAATVGAYAGAQAGASSGAQEGAKTGAKAGAEAGAKAGEEAGSKAGEEAGKRIAHEIALETVQKILMAQVQSGGVFNIFGQHPTQKPTTAAGGGGAGGGGGGGGGGGGGGASAGTGATAGTAGTAGTAGTAGTAGTAGTTGGGAGAGAGGGGGGGGGGGGGAAGAGAGAAGAGGGEEGEGLGGVTTGLPIINGVMGSAGAGGGAAAGAAAGAGAGAAAGAGAGAGAGAGAGAGAGAGAGAGAGAGAAGGAVAGGAAGAAAAGIAGAGAQAGGGAGAVAAISAAEMAVATAKAAAAVSSSGAATAFYHGAMYMIYSINHPAIQNYRSNAQFYVRGETLLLGPKGQYFIAHVPGFSRDRNTISLESYCKRGYFLRQKKYGFMLRATHASLNFAKDATFYIGRREHLKDTFSFGLIHQGWYLTASDKVRSDSWKTIAAYDNKTNEFALESSYVVVPFSMDDPKINCETIGPQEPEEPEVPPSIPGQPPSIPGEPPPPAPSPPAPSYPGQPQYPPGPAGSKCIALRFINSVGHPFKLISAMKPEGWLVTGEEFRIRLTFKDPNLHKFVTFRGEDPYGQYILHLDGDKTISVMPRTDCSDYIDVQVTGIPVPAPSIPPQITPVPTPPPPPPASPPPPPPPAPMPPPPSPPPPPPPPVLAPPSPPQPPPAPPPITPPAAPAPPPPPPPPPPPPVAPPAAPPAAPPAAPPAAPPTAPPAAPPPAPPAPPAPPAPPAAVPPPAPPTPSPTTGGKDVHYHFHYHPDVLGCAPTHGGNSEGACCMFPFSYNGEQYNSCTDMDSNKLWCATTRDYDADQKWGHCQSCHHTYGGNGNGACCQFPFVYNDMIYHHCIRGDQAKPWCGTTYNFDRDGKWGYCKVKENN, from the exons ATGAGAGCTCTTCTAGTTTTGTTTGCGTTTCTTGTTTTGACGGACCAAGTGAGCAGTGGTAGAAGAAAACCCAAGCTACACGGTCGTTTCAGCCAAGCAAGACTGCGTGTCACCG AtctaagtaaagaaaaaaaggctagTATACCAGGGTTACCATCAGGAATACCAGGTGTTTCTGTTCCTTCCTCCAGTGGAAATGACTCGGTGATAC CTGTGATAACTGGAAACAACTCGGTTGTTCACGCTGCAACTGTCGGAGCCTATGCAGGAGCACAGGCGGGAGCTAGTAGTGGTGCTCAAGAAGGAGCCAAGACTGGAGCTAAGGCTGGAGCCGAAGCAGGAGCCAAGGCTGGCGAGGAGGCAGGGTCGAAAGCTGGGGAAGAGGCTGGAAAACGAATAGCCCACGAGATAGCACTGGAAACCGTTCAAAAAATATTAATGGCGCAGGTGCAGAGTGGTGGCGTTTTCAACATCTTCGGACAGCACCCCACTCAGAAGCCGACTACAGCAGCAGGTGGAGGAGGAGCTGGTGGAGGAGGGGGAGGCGGTGGAGGTGGTGGAGGCGGAGGCGCTTCTGCAGGAACAGGTGCCACTGCAGGAACTGCTGGGACGGCTGGAACTGCTGGGACAGCAGGGACTGCTGGAACAGCAGGCACCACTGGTGGGGGAGCTGGAGCAGGCgcaggaggaggaggaggaggaggaggaggaggcggCGGCGGAGCTGCAGGGGCTGGAGCAGGAGCGGCAGGGGCTGGTGGTGGTGAAGAAGGCGAAGGGTTAGGTGGAGTTACCACCGGTCTGCCCATAATTAATGGCGTTATGGGTTCAGCTGGGGCCGGAGGAGGGGCAGCAGCTGGAGCAGCAGCAGGAGCAGGGGCAGGAGCAGCAGCAGGAGCAGGGGCAGGGGCAGGGGCAGGGGCAGGGGCAGGGGCAGGGGCAGGGGCAGGAGCTGGTGCTGGTGCTGGTGCTGGTGCGGCAGGGGGTGCTGTAGCTGGTGGTGCAGCTGGTGCAGCTGCAGCTGGCATAGCAGGAGCAGGAGCTCAAGCTGGTGGAGGTGCAGGTGCTGTAGCTGCAATATCAGCGGCAGAGATGGCTGTTGCTACGGCTAAGGCAGCCGCTGCAGTAAGCAGTAGTGGAGCAGCAACTGCAT TCTATCATGGCGCCATGTATATGATTTATTCTATAAATCATCCCGCCATACAGAACTACAGAAGTAACGCCCAGTTTTATGTCCGCGGTGAAACTCTCTTACTTGGACCAAAGGGCCAATACTTTATCGCTCACGTTCCAGGATTTAGTCGCGATCGAAACACAATCTCACTGGAGTCATACTGCAAGAGAGGTTACTTCTTAAGGCAGAAGAAGTATGGTTTTATGCTAAGAGCCACACATGCAAGCTTAAATTTTG CCAAAGACGCAACGTTTTACATTGGTCGACGGGAGCATTTAAAAGatacattttcctttggtttgaTTCATCAAGGGTGGTATCTCACAGCGTCAGACAAAGTTAGATCTGATTCGTGGAAAACAATAGCTGCCTATGACAACAAAACTAACGAGTTTGCACTCGAAAGTTCCTACGTCGTGGTTCCTTTTTCGATGGACGACCCAAAAATAAACTGCGAAACTATAGGCCCACAAGAACCAGAAGAACCTGAGGTGCCGCCAAGTATACCAGGACAGCCTCCGAGTATCCCTGGCGAGCCGCCACCTCCGGCACCCTCCCCGCCTGCACCCTCCTATCCTGGACAACCTCAATACCCACCAGGACCAGCCGGAA GTAAATGTATAGCGCTGCGGTTTATTAACAGTGTTGGTCATCCATTCAAGTTAATTTCAGCAATGAAGCCGGAAGGTTGGCTTGTCACGGGAGAAGAGTTTAGAATCAGACTAACATTCAAAGACCCTAATCTCCACAAATTTGTCACTTTTAGAGGAGAAGACCCCTACGGCCAATACATACTTCACTTAGATGGTGACAAAACCATTTCAGTTATGCCCAGAACAGACTGCTCAGATTACATAGACGTACAGGTGACTGGTATTCCTG TACCAGCGCCATCAATTCCTCCCCAGATAACACCAGTGCCAACCCCTCCGCCACCTCCCCCAGCTTCCCCACCGCCCCCTCCTCCACCTGCACCTATGCCACCACCACCTTCTCCACCCCCACCTCCACCACCACCAGTGTTGGCTCCACCATCTCCGCCACAGCCTCCTCCCGCACCTCCACCAATTACCCCTCCGGCAGCACCTGCtccgccgccgccgccgccaccaccaccaccaccaccagtAGCACCGCCAGCAGCACCGCCAGCAGCACCGCCAGCAGCACCGCCAGCAGCACCGCCAACAGCCCCGCCAGCAGCACCGCCGCCAGCACCGCCAGCACCTCCAGCACCGCCAGCGCCTCCGGCAGCAGTGCCCCCACCAGCACCTCCAACGCCATCTCCAACTACAG GTGGAAAAGATGTGCACTATCATTTCCATTATCATCCTGATG TACTAGGATGTGCCCCGACACATGGTGGAAATTCTGAGGGAGCATGTTGCATGTTCCCATTCTCGTATAATGGAGAGCAGTATAACAGTTGTACAGATATGGACAGCAACAAGTTGTGGTGTGCTACTACGCGAGATTACGATGCCGACCAAAAATGGGGTCACTGCCAAA GTTGCCATCACACATACGGCGGGAACGGAAATGGAGCTTGTTGCCAGTTCCCTTTTGTTTATAACGATATGATCTATCATCACTGCATTCGAGGAGACCAAGCTAAACCATGGTGCGGCACAACGTACAATTTCGACAGAGACGGCAAATGGGGTTACTGTAAAGTAAAAG aaaataattgA
- the LOC131778809 gene encoding uncharacterized protein isoform X1: MRALLVLFAFLVLTDQVSSGRRKPKLHGRFSQARLRVTDLSKEKKASIPGLPSGIPGVSVPSSSGNDSVIPVITGNNSVVHAATVGAYAGAQAGASSGAQEGAKTGAKAGAEAGAKAGEEAGSKAGEEAGKRIAHEIALETVQKILMAQVQSGGVFNIFGQHPTQKPTTAAGGGGAGGGGGGGGGGGGGGASAGTGATAGTAGTAGTAGTAGTAGTAGTTGGGAGAGAGGGGGGGGGGGGGAAGAGAGAAGAGGGEEGEGLGGVTTGLPIINGVMGSAGAGGGAAAGAAAGAGAGAAAGAGAGAGAGAGAGAGAGAGAGAGAGAGAAGGAVAGGAAGAAAAGIAGAGAQAGGGAGAVAAISAAEMAVATAKAAAAVSSSGAATAFYHGAMYMIYSINHPAIQNYRSNAQFYVRGETLLLGPKGQYFIAHVPGFSRDRNTISLESYCKRGYFLRQKKYGFMLRATHASLNFAKDATFYIGRREHLKDTFSFGLIHQGWYLTASDKVRSDSWKTIAAYDNKTNEFALESSYVVVPFSMDDPKINCETIGPQEPEEPEVPPSIPGQPPSIPGEPPPPAPSPPAPSYPGQPQYPPGPAGSKCIALRFINSVGHPFKLISAMKPEGWLVTGEEFRIRLTFKDPNLHKFVTFRGEDPYGQYILHLDGDKTISVMPRTDCSDYIDVQVTGIPVPAPSIPPQITPVPTPPPPPPASPPPPPPPAPMPPPPSPPPPPPPPVLAPPSPPQPPPAPPPITPPAAPAPPPPPPPPPPPPVAPPAAPPAAPPAAPPAAPPTAPPAAPPPAPPAPPAPPAPPAAVPPPAPPTPSPTTGGKDVHYHFHYHPDGKIQSCPIICHASHSPCHPSCPITCCNAESYDEIESTNALKHSEIPVAISSRSKVNRESCSCLMECDGPTAVNNGTCHEKCTCHPDDNDALSVARKPIYPHTQIKKLRKKFLHPHFGHREMNRIQDLFSKWIHEYGDGFKKVTKVGKTIKDERFKFLNNMMRNYQHLRGKEKALRLLEEEQSELRNQQEHLQNLLTKQEKALTRTATHNEVATPSAMKYGRKRPHGDDVNITITTSNTTQAPPTTQAPLNQYTLLEIEGIKKQISEIQVQYQNLSIKQTQLAADLEKEQALFEQARQLIALLVKQNQGVTNSSPATSQTQSDFGGVSNDEELRNGGPAQGSELLNRLQNVLSQLVLTDDGTALQNDGRQLMLLQQNQDQDQFEGIKNGNSINDKSEDAYQEPNNMMYSIPVEIDRSDLNSQEQRNSLFERNEIGDDGENDDEYMPFVMDRDYSDEEIEPESATLEKKTLISPKSNVNTRKTSRRSKKYKSKLKEKDKSSGQTKKHRDRKT; encoded by the exons ATGAGAGCTCTTCTAGTTTTGTTTGCGTTTCTTGTTTTGACGGACCAAGTGAGCAGTGGTAGAAGAAAACCCAAGCTACACGGTCGTTTCAGCCAAGCAAGACTGCGTGTCACCG AtctaagtaaagaaaaaaaggctagTATACCAGGGTTACCATCAGGAATACCAGGTGTTTCTGTTCCTTCCTCCAGTGGAAATGACTCGGTGATAC CTGTGATAACTGGAAACAACTCGGTTGTTCACGCTGCAACTGTCGGAGCCTATGCAGGAGCACAGGCGGGAGCTAGTAGTGGTGCTCAAGAAGGAGCCAAGACTGGAGCTAAGGCTGGAGCCGAAGCAGGAGCCAAGGCTGGCGAGGAGGCAGGGTCGAAAGCTGGGGAAGAGGCTGGAAAACGAATAGCCCACGAGATAGCACTGGAAACCGTTCAAAAAATATTAATGGCGCAGGTGCAGAGTGGTGGCGTTTTCAACATCTTCGGACAGCACCCCACTCAGAAGCCGACTACAGCAGCAGGTGGAGGAGGAGCTGGTGGAGGAGGGGGAGGCGGTGGAGGTGGTGGAGGCGGAGGCGCTTCTGCAGGAACAGGTGCCACTGCAGGAACTGCTGGGACGGCTGGAACTGCTGGGACAGCAGGGACTGCTGGAACAGCAGGCACCACTGGTGGGGGAGCTGGAGCAGGCgcaggaggaggaggaggaggaggaggaggaggcggCGGCGGAGCTGCAGGGGCTGGAGCAGGAGCGGCAGGGGCTGGTGGTGGTGAAGAAGGCGAAGGGTTAGGTGGAGTTACCACCGGTCTGCCCATAATTAATGGCGTTATGGGTTCAGCTGGGGCCGGAGGAGGGGCAGCAGCTGGAGCAGCAGCAGGAGCAGGGGCAGGAGCAGCAGCAGGAGCAGGGGCAGGGGCAGGGGCAGGGGCAGGGGCAGGGGCAGGGGCAGGGGCAGGAGCTGGTGCTGGTGCTGGTGCTGGTGCGGCAGGGGGTGCTGTAGCTGGTGGTGCAGCTGGTGCAGCTGCAGCTGGCATAGCAGGAGCAGGAGCTCAAGCTGGTGGAGGTGCAGGTGCTGTAGCTGCAATATCAGCGGCAGAGATGGCTGTTGCTACGGCTAAGGCAGCCGCTGCAGTAAGCAGTAGTGGAGCAGCAACTGCAT TCTATCATGGCGCCATGTATATGATTTATTCTATAAATCATCCCGCCATACAGAACTACAGAAGTAACGCCCAGTTTTATGTCCGCGGTGAAACTCTCTTACTTGGACCAAAGGGCCAATACTTTATCGCTCACGTTCCAGGATTTAGTCGCGATCGAAACACAATCTCACTGGAGTCATACTGCAAGAGAGGTTACTTCTTAAGGCAGAAGAAGTATGGTTTTATGCTAAGAGCCACACATGCAAGCTTAAATTTTG CCAAAGACGCAACGTTTTACATTGGTCGACGGGAGCATTTAAAAGatacattttcctttggtttgaTTCATCAAGGGTGGTATCTCACAGCGTCAGACAAAGTTAGATCTGATTCGTGGAAAACAATAGCTGCCTATGACAACAAAACTAACGAGTTTGCACTCGAAAGTTCCTACGTCGTGGTTCCTTTTTCGATGGACGACCCAAAAATAAACTGCGAAACTATAGGCCCACAAGAACCAGAAGAACCTGAGGTGCCGCCAAGTATACCAGGACAGCCTCCGAGTATCCCTGGCGAGCCGCCACCTCCGGCACCCTCCCCGCCTGCACCCTCCTATCCTGGACAACCTCAATACCCACCAGGACCAGCCGGAA GTAAATGTATAGCGCTGCGGTTTATTAACAGTGTTGGTCATCCATTCAAGTTAATTTCAGCAATGAAGCCGGAAGGTTGGCTTGTCACGGGAGAAGAGTTTAGAATCAGACTAACATTCAAAGACCCTAATCTCCACAAATTTGTCACTTTTAGAGGAGAAGACCCCTACGGCCAATACATACTTCACTTAGATGGTGACAAAACCATTTCAGTTATGCCCAGAACAGACTGCTCAGATTACATAGACGTACAGGTGACTGGTATTCCTG TACCAGCGCCATCAATTCCTCCCCAGATAACACCAGTGCCAACCCCTCCGCCACCTCCCCCAGCTTCCCCACCGCCCCCTCCTCCACCTGCACCTATGCCACCACCACCTTCTCCACCCCCACCTCCACCACCACCAGTGTTGGCTCCACCATCTCCGCCACAGCCTCCTCCCGCACCTCCACCAATTACCCCTCCGGCAGCACCTGCtccgccgccgccgccgccaccaccaccaccaccaccagtAGCACCGCCAGCAGCACCGCCAGCAGCACCGCCAGCAGCACCGCCAGCAGCACCGCCAACAGCCCCGCCAGCAGCACCGCCGCCAGCACCGCCAGCACCTCCAGCACCGCCAGCGCCTCCGGCAGCAGTGCCCCCACCAGCACCTCCAACGCCATCTCCAACTACAG GTGGAAAAGATGTGCACTATCATTTCCATTATCATCCTGATG gtAAAATTCAGTCCTGCCCGATTATATGCCATGCATCACATTCACCATGCCACCCTTCGTGTCCCATCACCTGCTGCAATGCTGAAAGTTACGATGAAATCGAATCCACTAACGCTCTTAAGCATTCAGAAATACCAGTTGCTATCTCTAGTAGATCAAAAGTCAATCGAGAGAGTTGCAGCTGCCTTATGGAGTGCGATGGACCCACGGCAGTGAATAATGGAACCTGTCACGAAAAATGTACTTGCCATCCTGACGATAACGATGCCCTCTCTGTAGCACGGAAGCCTATCTACCCCCatacacaaataaaaaagctCCGAAAAAAGTTCTTGCATCCGCATTTTGGTCACAGGGAAATGAATAGAATTCAAGATTTATTTTCGAAATGGATACATGAATACGGTGATGGATTTAAAAAGGTGACTAAGGTGGGTAAAACAATAAAAGACGAAAGGTTCAAATTTCTCAACAATATGATGAGGAACTACCAACATCTCCGGGGAAAAGAAAAAGCCTTGAGGCTTCTAGAGGAGGAACAAAGTGAGCTTAGGAATCAACAGGaacatttgcaaaatttattgaCGAAGCAAGAAAAAGCCTTGACTAGGACTGCTACTCATAATGAGGTTGCCACTCCCAGCGCAATGAAGTATGGACGGAAGAGGCCACACGGTGACGATGTTAATATCACCATAACCACTAGCAACACAACCCAAGCGCCACCAACAACGCAAGCCCCCTTAAATCAGTATACTCTCCTTGAAATTGAAGGCATAAAGAAGCAGATATCAGAGATTCAGGTGCAGTATCAAAACCTATCGATAAAACAGACTCAACTTGCTGCAGATTTAGAAAAAGAGCAAGCTCTTTTTGAGCAAGCAAGACAGCTTATTGCGCTTCTCGTTAAGCAAAACCAAGGAGTTACAAATTCTTCACCTGCTACTTCACAGACACAGTCAGACTTTGGAGGCGTGTCAAATGACGAAGAGCTGCGCAATGGAGGGCCGGCCCAAGGCTCTGAATTGCTTAACCGGTTACAAAACGTCCTCTCTCAGTTGGTGTTGACAGACGATGGGACAGCGCTGCAAAATGATGGTCGACAATTGATGCTCCTTCAACAGAACCAAGACCAAGATCAGTTTGAAGGAATTAAAAACGGAAACTCCATTAACGACAAATCTGAAGATGCTTATCAGGAGCCAAATAATATGATGTACAGCATTCCAGTCGAAATTGATCGCAGTGATCTCAATAGCCAGGAGCAAAGAAATTCCTTATTTGAAAGAAACGAGATAGGCGATGACGGTGAAAACGATGATGAATACATGCCGTTTGTCATGGACCGAGACTATTCCGATGAAGAGATTGAGCCTGAATCTGCAACCCTCGAGAAAAAGACACTTATTTCACCAAAATCAAACGTCAATACTCGCAAAACTAGCAGGAGAtcgaaaaaatataaaagtaaaCTAAAAGAGAAAGACAAGTCAAGTGGTCAAACTAAAAAACACCGTGATCGGAAAACTTAA